Proteins from one Capricornis sumatraensis isolate serow.1 chromosome 2, serow.2, whole genome shotgun sequence genomic window:
- the TSPAN1 gene encoding tetraspanin-1 — translation MGCFSFIKVMMILFNMLIFLCGAALLAVGIWVSVDGPSFMKIFGPMSSSAMQFVNVGYFLIAAGAVLFALGFLGCYGAHTESKCALVTFFFILLLIFIAEVAAAVVALVYTTLAENILTAVVVPNIKKEYGSQKDFTQVWNSTMAGLKCCGFTNYTDFEGSPYVRMNGTFPPYCCYNSVNHSFVEPCNSVNAHNMSVQGCFKQLLYDIRTNAVTVGGVAAGIGGLELAAMIVSMYLYCNLE, via the exons ATGGGGTGCTTCAGCTTCATTAAGGTCATGATGATCCTCTTCAATATGCTCATCTTT ctgtgtggtgcagccctGTTGGCAGTGGGCATCTGGGTGTCGGTTGATGGACCATCCTTCATGAAGATCTTCGGGCCGATGTCATCCAGTGCCATGCAGTTCGTCAACGTGGGCTACTTCCTCATCGCAGCCGGTGCTGTGCTCTTCGCTCTTGGTTTCCTGGGCTGCTACGGCGCCCACACTGAGAGCAAGTGTGCCCTCGTGACG TTCTTCTTCATCCTCCTCCTCATCTTCATTGCTGAGGTTGCAGCTGCTGTGGTCGCCTTAGTGTATACTACACTG gctgAGAACATCCTGACGGCGGTGGTGGTGCCTAATATCAAAAAAGAGTACGGTTCCCAAAAAGACTTCACTCAAGTGTGGAACTCCACCATGGCAGGG CTCAAGTGCTGTGGCTTCACCAACTACACAGATTTTGAGGGCTCGCCCTATGTAAGAATGAACGGTACCTTTCCCCCATACTGTTGCTATAACAGTGTTAATCACTCGTTCGTGGAACCCTGCAACAGTGTCAACGCCCATAACATGAGCGTACAG ggATGCTTCAAACAGCTTCTGTATGACATCCGAACCAACGCAGTCACTGTGGGTGGTGTGGCAGCCGGAATTGGGGGCTTGGAG CTGGCTGCCATGATTGTGTCCATGTATCTGTACTGCAATC
- the P3R3URF gene encoding PIK3R3 upstream open reading frame protein encodes MGPSQLVRAPRPRGLISPYRRPGVGWPRPRFPKMFKCSRRRYRQKRQGPAGTTVTTNLATVATDINGTQTATTRVLILPPQVLRYLCQPGSFLIL; translated from the exons ATGGGGCCTTCTCAGCTTGTCCGTGCCCCTCGGCCCCGGGGCTTAATTTCCCCCTACCGCAGGCCAGGCGTGGGTTGGCCTCGGCCCCGCTTTCCCAAGATGTTCAAGTGTAGCCGCAGAAGGTACCGGCAGAAACGGCAAGGCCCAGCTGGCACCACTGTAACCACCAATCTTGCCACTGTGGCCACGGATATCAACGGCACCCAAACAGCCACCACCAGGGTGTTGATCCTTCCGCCGCAAG tTCTCAGATACCTCTGTCAACCTGGCAGCTTTCTGATCCTCTAG